A genomic window from Chaetodon auriga isolate fChaAug3 chromosome 13, fChaAug3.hap1, whole genome shotgun sequence includes:
- the LOC143330183 gene encoding dedicator of cytokinesis protein 9 isoform X2 gives MATPAHPETRRFTRGLGKPGTAAELRQSVSEVVRTSVLVVKPKVIEPLDYENVLVQRKTQILSDVLRDMLQFPLEDFEISTLRRQGRTLYPTVPENAEREAQSLFVQECIKTYKSDWHVVNYKYEDYSGDFRQIPNKVSRPDKLAVHVFEVDEDVDKDEDTASLGSQKGGISKHGWLYKGNMNSAISVTMRSFKRRYFHLTQLGDGSYNLNFYKDEKISKEPKGTIFLDSCMGVVQNNKVRRFAFELKMQDKSTYLLASDSEGEMEDWINTLNKILHSSFEIAMQEKRNGDIHDDDDLGKSDSSSGSMDSFQSTRDIESRMRSETRLKLFTLDPDTQKLDFSGIEPDVKQFEEKFGKRVLVNCNDLSFNLQSCVAENEEGPTTNVEPFYVTLSLFDIQNGRKISSDFHVDLNHPSVRGMVPNNASQYMNGGVDAHPDGQRLVHGVPEAAMQYPRQGVFSVTCPHPDIFLVARIEKVLQGGINHCAEPYMKSSDSTKVAQKVLKNAKLACSRLGQYRMPFAWAARPLFKDASGTLDKSARFSALYRQDSNKLSNDDMLKLLADFRKPEKMAKLPVILGNLDVTIDNVAPDLTNCVTSSYIPVKQFDVSEKTNIFFEVEEFVPCIAKCSQPFTIYNNHLYVYPKHLKYDSQKSFAKARNIAVCIEFKDTDEEEAVSLKCIYGRPGGPLFTKKAFAAVLHHQHNPEFYDEYKIELPTQLHEKHHLLFTFYHVSCDSNSKASTKKRDLVEAQVGYAWLPLLKDGRVITNENHIPVAANLPAGYLNCQEGASKHSGPEVKWVDGGKPLFKVSAHLVSTIYTQDQHLHNFFHHCQSSAPAPQVSGGELVKYLKSLHAMESHVMINFLPTVLNQLFRVLTSATQEDVAVNVTRVMIHIVAQCHEEGLEHYLRSYVKFVFKTEPYTSSTTRTVHEELAKAMTAILKPSTDFLTSNKLLKYSWYFFEALVKSMAQYLIESCKVKLSRNQRFSASFHHTVETLVNMMMPHITQKYKDNLDAARNANHSLAVFIKRCFNLMDRGFAFKQINNYINCFMTGDPKTLFEFRFEFLRVVCNHEHYVPLNLPMPFGKGRILRFQDLQLDYSLTDDFCRNHFLVGLLLREVNAALQEFREIRQIAIQVLKSLMIKHTFDDRYTSKSQQARLATLYLPLFGLLQENVNRLNVKEVSPFPINHSNNNGREDSLLTNALMTPPRSSTFLDTSLHKDVFGVISGTSSPHTSSTPNINSVRHADSRGSLISTDSGNSLPERNVDKGNSLDKNQPASALGSNLLRCDKLDQAEIKSLLMCFLHVLKSMSEDALFTYWNKASSAELMDFFTLVEVCLYQFRYMGKRYIARNQDGAGPVAHERKSQTLPVSRNRAGMMHARLQQLSSLDNSYTFNHTYSHSDADVLNQSLLEANIATEVCLTVLDTLSIFIMGFKTQLCSDHGHSPLMKKVFEVHLCFLRINQSETALKQVFTSLRTFIYKFPCTFFEGRADMCAAFCYEILKCCNSKLSSIRSDAAHLLYFLMKSNFDYTGRKSFVRTHLQVVIAVSQLIADVIGIGSTRFQQSLSIINNCANSDKTIKNTAFPSDVKDLTKRIRTVLMATAQMKEHERDPEMLVDLQYSLAKSYASTPELRKTWLDSMARIHVKNGDLSEAAMCYVHVAALVAEYLRRKGMIKQGCSAFRVVTPNTDEEAAMMEDVGMQDVHFNEDVLMELLEECADGLWKAERYELISDIYKLIIPIYEKRRDFEKLAHLYDTLHRAYSKVTEVMHTGKRLLGTFFRVAFFGQGFFEDEDGKEYIYKEPKFTPLSEISQRLLKLYSDKFGQENVKMIQDSGRINPKDLDSKYAYIQVTHVTPYLEEKELVDRKTDFEKSHNIRRFVFEMPFTISGKKQGGVEEQCKRRTILTTTHCFPYVKKRIAVMYQHHTDLSPIEVAIDEMSKKVAEIKQLCSSSEVDMIRLQLKLQGSISVQVNAGPLAYARAFLDDASAKKYPDNKVKQLKEVFRHFVEACGHGLGINERLIKEDQQEYHDEMKANYRDLARELSIIMHEQISPVEDGMKSVLPDSLHIFNAISGTPTSAIIQGIPSSSSVV, from the exons GTGAAACCAAAGGTGATCGAGCCGCTCGACTACGAAAATGTGCTGgtgcagagaaagacacagatcCTCAGTGATGTCCTCAGAGACATGCTGCAGTTCCCCCTGGAGGACTTTGAG atTTCAACTTTGAGGCGGCAAGGGAGGACACTCTACCCTACAGTGCCTGAAAATGCAGAACGAGAGGCCCAGAGTTTGTTTGTTCAAGAG tGCATTAAGACCTATAAGTCTGACTGGCATGTCGTCAACTACAAGTATGAGGACTATTCTGGAGACTTTCGACAGATTCCAAA CAAAGTGTCCAGGCCTGATAAACTGGCTGTCCATGTGTTTGAAGTGGACGAGGATGTTGACAAAGATGAG GATACAGCCTCCCTGGGATCCCAGAAAGGGGGGATTTCCAAACATGGCTGGCTCTACAAAGGCAACATGAACAGTGCCATCAGCGTCACTATGAGG tcattCAAGAGGAGATATTTCCATCTCACCCAGCTTGGAGATGGCTCTTACAATCTGAACTTCTACAAGGATGAGAAGATCTCCAAAGAGCCCAAAGGAACCATTTTCTTGGACTCCTGTATGGGTGTGGTTCAG AACAACAAGGTTCGGCGGTTTGCTTTCGAGCTGAAGATGCAGGATAAGAGCACCTACCTGCTGGCTTCGGACAgcgagggagagatggaggattGGATCAACACGCTCAACAAGATCTTACACAGCAGCTTCGAGATTGCCATGCAGGAGAAAAGGAACGGAGACATTCATGATG ATGATGATCTTGGAAAGTCAGACAGCTCCTCTGGCAGTATGGACAGCTTTCAG agTACAAGAGATATAGAGTCTAGGATGAGGAGCGAGACCAGACTGAAGCTGTTCACCCTGGATCCTGACACACAG AAACTAGATTTCTCAGGAATAGAGCCGGATGTGAAGCAGTTTGAGGAGAAGTTTGGCAAGCGAGTCCTGGTGAACTGCAATGACCTCTCGTTCAATCTGCAAAGCTGCGTGGCCGAGAACGAGGAAGGACCAACAACAAAC gtgGAGCCATTTTATGTCACCCTGTCACTGTTCGACATCCAGAATGGCAGGAAGATCTCCTCTGACTTCCACGTGGACTTAAACCACCCGTCTGTCAGGGGCATGGTGCCCAATAACGCCAGTCAGTATATGAATGGAGGAGTGGACGCCCATCCTGATGGCCAGCGTTTGGTCCACGGCGTGCCAGAGGCTGCCATGCAGTACCCAAGACAG GGGGTGTTCTCTGTAACATGCCCCCACCCAGATATCTTCCTGGTGGCTCGCATAGAGAAGGTGCTTCAGGGGGGGATCAACCACTGTGCTGAGCCGTACATGAAGAGTTCAGACTCCACCAAG GTGGCACAGAAGGTCCTGAAAAATGCCAAGCTGGCATGTAGCCGGTTGGGCCAGTACAGGATGCCTTTTGCCTGGGCAGCACG GCCTTTGTTCAAAGACGCTTCAGGGACGCTGGACAAAAGCGCTCGTTTCTCCGCTCTGTACAGGCAGGACAGCAACAAGCTGTCCAATGACGATATGCTCAAGCTGCTGGCTGATTTCAGAAA GCCGGAGAAGATGGCCAAGCTGCCTGTAATCCTCGGAAACCTCGATGTTACCATTGACAATGTAGCCCCTGACTTGACAA ATTGTGTTACCTCATCCTACATCCCTGTGAAGCAGTTTGATGTCAGTGAGAAGACCAACATCTTCTTTGAAGTGGAGGAATTTGTGCCATGCATAGCCAAATGCTCTCAGCCTTTCACCATCTACAACAATCACCTCTATGTCTACCCCAAGCATTTGAAGTACGACAGCCAAAAGTCGTTCGCAAAG GCTAGAAACATTGCTGTCTGCATTGAGTTCAAGGacacagatgaagaagaggcTGTTTCACTGAAG TGCATCTACGGCCGACCTGGAGGACCCTTGTTTACCAAAAAAGCCTTTGCTGCAGTCTTACATCACCAGCACAACCCTGAATTCTACGATGAG TATAAGATTGAGCTGCCAACTCAGCTCCACGAGAAGCATCATCTGCTCTTCACCTTCTACCATGTCAGCTGTGACAGCAACAGCAAGGCCAGCACCAAAAAGAGAGACCTGGTTGAGGCTCAAG tGGGTTACGCCTGGCTCCCCCTGCTGAAGGATGGCCGGGTAATCACGAATGAGAACCACATCCCTGTGGCTGCCAACCTGCCTGCTGGATACCTCAACTGTCAGGAGGGGGCCAGCAAG CATTCAGGTCCTGAAGTTAAATGGGTGGATGGAGGCAAGCCTTTATTTAAGGTGTCCGCTCACCTCGTGTCCACCATCTACACTCAG GATCAACATTTGCACAATTTCTTTCATCACTGTCAGAGCAGTGCACCTGCGCCCCAGGTGTCAGGAGGAGAACTGGTCAAATACCTGAAG AGTCTGCATGCCATGGAGAGTCACGTGATGATCAACTTTCTGCCCACCGTCCTCAATCAGCTGTTTAGGGTGCTCACCAGTGCCACTCAAGAGGACGTGGCCGTCAATGTCACCAG AGTCATGATTCACATTGTTGCCCAGTGCCATGAGGAAGGGTTGGAGCACTACCTGAGATCATATGTGAAG TTTGTATTCAAGACTGAGCCATACACGTCCTCCACCACCCGAACGGTGCATGAGGAGCTGGCTAAAGCCATGACTGCTATCCTGAAGCCTTCCACTGACTTCCTCACAAGTAACAAGCTCCTCAAG TACTCCTGGTATTTCTTTGAAGCCTTAGTCAAGTCCATGGCTCAGTACTTGATTGAAAGCTGTAAAGTGAAG CTGTCCAGGAATCAGCGCTTCTCTGCATCCTTCCATCACACTGTGGAGACTCTGGTCAACATGATGATGCCACACATCACTCAGAAATACAAAGACAACCTGGATGCCGCCAGGAACGCCAACCACAGCCTGGCAGTCTTCATCAAG CGCTGTTTCAACCTGATGGACAGAGGCTTTGCGTTCAAGCAGATCAACAACTACATCAACTGTTTTATGACCGGAGACCCAAAG acGCTGTTTGAGTTCAGGTTTGAGTTCCTGCGTGTCGTGTGCAACCACGAGCACTACGTCCCCTTAAACCTGCCCATGCCATTTGGGAAAGGAAGGATACTGAGATTTCAAG aCCTCCAGCTGGATTACTCACTGACAGATGACTTCTGCAGGAACCACTTCCTGGTCGGGCTGCTGCTCAGGGAGGTCaatgcagctctgcaggagtTCAGGGAGATTCGTCAGATAGCCATCCAGGTGCTGAAGAGCCTGATGATAAAGCACACATTTGATGACCGCTACACCTCCAAA agccAGCAGGCCAGGTTGGCCACTCTGTACTTGCCCTTGTTTGGTCTGCTCCAGGAGAACGTCAACAGGCTGAATGTCAAGGAAGTATCTCCGTTCCCCATTAACCACTCCAACAAT AACGGAAGAGAAGATTCACTTCTCACCAACGCCTTGATGACACCTCCCAGGTCCAGCACCTTTCTGGACACCAGTTTGCACAAAGACGTTTTTGGAGTCATCTCCGGCACCT CTTCACCTCACACATCGTCAACCCCCAACATTAACTCCGTGCGCCACGCAGACTCTCGCGGCTCACTCATCAGCACTGATTCTGGCAACAGCCTGCCTGAGAGGAACGTCGACAAGGGCAACTCTCTGGACAAG AATCAGCCTGCTTCAGCCCTGGGCAGTAATCTCCTGCGATGTGATAAACTGGACCAGGCAGAGATCAAGAGCCTCCTCATGTGCTTCTTACATGTGCTCAAAAGCATGTCTGAGG ACGCTCTGTTCACGTACTGGAACAAGGCTTCATCTGCTGAGTTAATGGACTTCTTCACTCTAGTCGA AGTGTGCCTCTACCAGTTCAGATACATGGGGAAGAGATACATCGCAAG GAACCAGGATGGGGCAGGACCCGTAGCACATGAGCGGAAGTCTCAGACTCTGCCTGTGTCCCGTAACAGGGCGGGAATGATGCATGCCCGcttacagcagctcagcagcctgGATAACTCATACACTTTTAACCACA CCTACAGTCACTCGGATGCAGACGTGTTAAATCAGTCACTGCTGGAGGCCAACATCGCCACCGAAGTGTGCCTGACTGTCCTAGACACACTAAGTATCTTCATCATGGGATTCAAG ACCCAACTGTGCTCTGACCATGGCCACAGTCCACTAATGAAGAAGGTGTTTGAAGTCCACCTCTGTTTCCTGCGCATCAATCAGTCAGAGACGGCCCTCAAACAGGTCTTCACTTCACTGCGCACCTTCATCTACAAG TTTCCCTGCACGTTCTTTGAAGGCCGCGCTGACATGTGCGCCGCTTTCTGCTATGAGATCTTGAAGTGTTGTAACTCCAAGCTGAGCTCCATTCGCAGCGATGCAGCCCATCTGCTCTACTTCCTCATGAAGAGCAACTTTGACTACACGGGTCGCAAGTCATTTGTCCGGACACACTTGCAG GTGGTGATTGCTGTCAGTCAGTTGATAGCTGATGTGATCGGTATTGGAAGTACCCGCTTCCAGCAGTCTCTGTCAATAATCAACAACTGTGCCAACAGTGACAAAACCATTAAG AACACAGCTTTCCCATCAGATGTGAAGGACCTGACCAAACGAATCAGAACAGTTCTGATGGCCACGGCTCAGATGAAGGAGCACGAGAGAGATCCAGAGATGCTGGTGGACCTGCAGTACAGCCTTGCCAAGTCTTACGCCAGCACGCCTGAACTGCGCAAGACCTGGCTAGACAGCATGGCCCGAATCCATGTGAAAAACGGAGACCTGTCAGAG GCAGCCATGTGCTATGTGCACGTTGCAGCACTTGTGGCAGAATACCTGCGGAGAAAAG GCATGATCAAACAGGGCTGCTCAGCTTTCCGTGTCGTGACTCCAAACACTGATGAAGAAGCAGCGATGATGGAGGACGTCGGCATGCAGGACGTCCATTTCAATGAG GATGTCCTAATGGAGCTTTTGGAGGAGTGTGCAGATGGACTGTGGAAAGCTGAACGTTACGAGCTCATCTCTGACATCTACAAGCTCATAATCCCCATTTATGAGAAGCGCAGGGACTTTGAG AAACTGGCCCACCTGTATGACACGCTGCACCGTGCATACAGCAAAGTGACGGAGGTCATGCACACGGGCAAGAGATTGCTCGGCACCTTCTTCAGAGTGGCTTTCTTTGGCCAG GGCTTCTTTGAAGATGAAGATGGCAAGGAGTACATCTACAAAGAACCCAAATTCACCCCTCTGTCAGAGATATCTCAGAGGCTCCTGAAGCTCTACTCTGACAAGTTTGGGCAGGAGAACGTGAAGATGATCCAGGACTCTGGAAGG ATTAACCCAAAAGACCTGGACTCTAAGTATGCGTACATCCAAGTGACACATGTGACCCCTTatctggaggagaaggagctggTGGACCGGAAGACAGACTTTGAGAAGAGCCACAATATCCGTCGCTTTGTGTTTGAGATGCCTTTCACCATATCAGGCAAAAAGCAAGGCGGGGTGGAGGAGCAGTGCAAACGCAGGACGATACTAACCA CCACACATTGTTTCCCCTACGTGAAGAAGCGTATCGCAGTGATGTACCAACACCACACTGACCTGAGTCCCATCGAGGTGGCCATTGATGAGATGAGCAAGAAGGTGGCCGAGATCAAacagctctgctcctccagTGAGGTGGACATGATCCGCCTGCAGCTCAAACTGCAGGGCAGCATCAGTGTCCAG GTAAATGCAGGGCCACTCGCATACGCCCGAGCTTTTCTGGACGATGCGAGCGCCAAGAAGTATCCTGATAACAAGGTCAAACAGTTGAAAGAGGTCTTCAG GCATTTTGTGGAGGCATGTGGTCACGGCTTGGGCATTAATGAGCGACTGATTAAAGAGGACCAACAGGAGTATCACGATGAGATGAAAGCCAACTACAGAGACTTAGCCAGAGAGCTGTCCATCATCATGCATGAGCAA